In a single window of the Elaeis guineensis isolate ETL-2024a chromosome 8, EG11, whole genome shotgun sequence genome:
- the LOC105050164 gene encoding cation-chloride cotransporter 1 isoform X1 — protein MENGEIESVDEEMPSQNGRQYRPVVSDERAVIQMSSMGSSSYTDIPVKKINMPCQVETAASVRDGPHEGSRHSQNDSKLELFGFDSLVNILGLKSMTGEQIPTPSSPRDSEDVSITVGRPKGTGPKLGTMMGVFVPCFQNILGIIYYIRFSWIVGMAGIGEGLVLVAFCGSCTFLTGISLSAIATNGAMKGGGPYYLIGRALGPEVGVSIGLCFFLGTAVAGAMYVLGAVETFLDALPSAGFFRESVVVITNSTASNGTKPDLVATTVSTPSLHDLQIYGIVVTILLCFIVFGGVKMINRVAPAFLMPVLFSLLCIFIGVFSASRIDASSGITGLKLQTLKENWSSDYQRTTNAGIPDPEGPVYWNFNALVGLFFPAVTGIMAGSNRSASLKDTQRSIPIGTLAATLTTSSLYLISVLLFGALATREELLTNRLLTAEVAWPFPLIIYVGIILSTLGAALQSLTGAPRLLAAIANDDILPVLNYFKVTEGGEPHLATLFTAFICVGCVVIGNLDLITPTITMFFLLCYAGVNLSCFLLDLLDAPSWRPRWKFHHWSLSLLGASLCIVIMFLISWTFTVVSLALASLIYYYVSLKGKAGDWGDGFKSAYFQLALRSLRSLGANQVHPKNWYPIPLIFCRPWGKLPENVPCHPKLADFANCMKKKGRGMSIFVSIIDGDYHELAEDAKTACRQLSTYIDYKRCEGVAEIIVAPNMSDGFRGIVQTMGLGNLKPNIIVMRYPEIWRRENLTQIPSTFVSIINDCIIANKAVVIVKGLDEWPGEYQRQFGTIDLYWIVRDGGLMLLLSQLLLTKASFESCKIQVFCIAEEDTEAEELKADVKKFLYDLRMQAEVIVVTMRSWEAHMENGPQQEDSVEAFTSAQRRIAAYLAEMKETAQKEGKPLMADGKPVVVNEQQVDKFLYTTLKLNSTILKYSRMAAVVLVSLPPPPLNHPAYFYMEYMDLLVENVPRMLIVRGYRRDVVTLFT, from the exons GAAAATAAACATGCCATGTCAGGTGGAAACTGCTGCTAGTGTAAGAGATGGTCCTCATGAAGGATCGAGGCATTCTCAAAATGACTCAAAGTTGGAACTATTTGGTTTTGATTCTCTTGTCAATATATTGGGACTCAAGAG TATGACAGGGGAACAGATTCCAACACCATCCAGTCCTAGAGATAGTGAGGATGTATCCATTACAGTTGGACGCCCAAAG GGAACTGGTCCTAAATTGGGAACCATGATGGGCGTATTTGTGCCTTGCTTCCAGAATATCCTAGGAATTATCTACTATATTCGTTTTTCATG GATTGTGGGTATGGCCGGCATTGGAGAAGGACTTGTGTTGGTTGCATTTTGTGGCTCTTGCACATTTTTAACTGGAATATCACTAAGTGCAATTGCAACAAATGGGGCGATGAAG GGTGGTGGACCATACTATCTTATCGGTCGAGCTCTTGGTCCAGAAGTTGGAGTTAGTATTGGTTTGTGCTTTTTCCTTGGCACTGCAGTTGCTGGAGCTAT GTATGTCCTTGGAGCGGTGGAAACCTTCTTAGATGCTTTGCCAAGTGCTGGGTTTTTTAGAG AGAGCGTAGTAGTCATCACTAATAGCACAGCAAGTAATGGAACTAAACCAGATCTTGTTGCAACAACTGTTTCAACTCCAAGCTTGCATGACTTGCAAATCTATGGAATTGTTGTTACCATCCTACTCTGTTTTATTGTATTTGGTGGTGTGAAGATGATCAATAGGGTTGCACCTGCTTTCTTAATGCCTGTCCTATTTTCTCTACTCTGCATATTCATTGGGGTTTTTTCAGCTTCCAGAATTGATGCTTCAA GTGGAATAACGGGATTGAAATTGCAAACATTGAAAGAAAATTGGAGTTCTGATTATCAACGTACTACCAATGCTGGGATACCTGATCCAGAAGGACCTGTTTATTGGAATTTTAA TGCATTGGTGGGTCTCTTTTTTCCAGCTGTGACAGGAATCATGGCTGGATCCAATCGGTCTGCATCACTGAAAGACACACAGCGCTCTATACCAATTGGAACACTAGCTGCAACTCTTACCACCTCATCTTTATATTTGATATCAGTGTTACTCTTTGGAGCATTGGCAACTAGAGAAGAGCTTTTGACAAACAG GCTTCTGACTGCTGAAGTGGCTTGGCCTTTTCCATTAATCATTTATGTTGGGATCATTCTCTCTACTTTAGGTGCAGCACTTCAGAGTTTGACAGGGGCCCCCCGCTTGCTCGCTGCTATAGCGAATGATGACATTCTTCCTGTTCTTAATTATTTTAAGGTCACAGAAGGGGGTGAACCTCATCTTGCAACTCTTTTTACAGCCTTCATTTGTGTTGGGTGTGTTGTGATTGGGAATTTGGACCTAATCACACCTACTATAACAATGTTTTTCCTTTTATGCTATGCGGGGGTGAATTTATCTTGTTTTCTTCTGGATCTTCTTGATGCTCCTAGCTGGCGTCCTCGATGGAAATTTCACCATTGGAGCCTTTCACTTCTTGGAGCATCACTTTGTATTG TGATTATGTTCCTCATCTCGTGGACATTCACTGTGGTGTCTCTGGCCCTTGCTAGCCTTATATATTACTATGTGAGTTTAAAAGGGAAGGCAGGAGATTGGGGTGACGGGTTCAAGAGCGCATATTTTCAATTGGCCCTGAGAAGCCTTCGATCATTAGGAG CAAACCAAGTACATCCCAAAAACTGGTACCCTATCCCTCTCATTTTCTGCCGGCCATGGGGGAAGCTTCCAGAGAACGTTCCTTGTCATCCCAAGCTTGCTGACTTTGCTAACTGCATGAAGAAGAAAGGCCGTGGCATGTCAATCTTTGTCTCAATCATTGATGGAGACTATCATGAATTGGCTGAGGATGCCAAGACAGCTTGCCGTCAGCTAAGCACTTACATAGATTACAAGCGCTGTGAAGGTGTAGCTGAGATCATAGTTGCTCCCAACATGTCTGATGGTTTTCGTGGTATCGTCCAGACTATGGGACTGGGCAATCTAAAACCGAACATAATTGTCATGCGGTACCCAGAAATCTGGCGTCGTGAAAACCTCACTCAAATTCCTTCTACATTTGTCAGCATCATCAACGACTGTATCATCGCTAACAAGGCAGTTGTGATTGTCAAGGGCCTTGATGAATGGCCTGGTGAGTATCAGAGACAGTTTGGGACAATTGACCTCTATTGGATTGTGAGGGATGGGGGCCTAATGCTCCTGTTATCCCAGCTCCTGCTCACAAAGGCGAGCTTTGAAAGCTGTAAGATCCAAGTCTTCTGTATTGCTGAAGAGGACACAGAGGCTGAGGAGCTGAAGGCCGATGTGAAAAAGTTTCTGTATGATCTCCGAATGCAGGCTGAGGTAATTGTTGTGACAATGAGATCATGGGAGGCACACATGGAGAATGGGCCCCAACAGGAGGATTCAGTCGAAGCATTCACAAGTGCACAACGGCGGATCGCTGCATATCTTGCAGAAATGAAGGAGACAGCTCAGAAAGAAGGGAAGCCGCTGATGGCAGATGGAAAACCAGTTGTGGTTAACGAGCAGCAGGTTGATAAGTTCCTTTACACAACCCTGAAGTTAAATTCAACCATACTCAAATACTCACGGATGGCAGCGGTTGTTCTTGTTAGCCTCCCCCCTCCACCCTTGAACCACCCAGCATATTTCTATATGGAGTACATGGATCTACTGGTTGAGAATGTGCCAAGGATGTTGATAGTCAGGGGATACAGGAGAGACGTTGTTACCCTTTTCACGTAA
- the LOC105050164 gene encoding cation-chloride cotransporter 1 isoform X2 — MVLMKDRGILKMTQSWNYLVLILLSIYWDSRGEQIPTPSSPRDSEDVSITVGRPKGTGPKLGTMMGVFVPCFQNILGIIYYIRFSWIVGMAGIGEGLVLVAFCGSCTFLTGISLSAIATNGAMKGGGPYYLIGRALGPEVGVSIGLCFFLGTAVAGAMYVLGAVETFLDALPSAGFFRESVVVITNSTASNGTKPDLVATTVSTPSLHDLQIYGIVVTILLCFIVFGGVKMINRVAPAFLMPVLFSLLCIFIGVFSASRIDASSGITGLKLQTLKENWSSDYQRTTNAGIPDPEGPVYWNFNALVGLFFPAVTGIMAGSNRSASLKDTQRSIPIGTLAATLTTSSLYLISVLLFGALATREELLTNRLLTAEVAWPFPLIIYVGIILSTLGAALQSLTGAPRLLAAIANDDILPVLNYFKVTEGGEPHLATLFTAFICVGCVVIGNLDLITPTITMFFLLCYAGVNLSCFLLDLLDAPSWRPRWKFHHWSLSLLGASLCIVIMFLISWTFTVVSLALASLIYYYVSLKGKAGDWGDGFKSAYFQLALRSLRSLGANQVHPKNWYPIPLIFCRPWGKLPENVPCHPKLADFANCMKKKGRGMSIFVSIIDGDYHELAEDAKTACRQLSTYIDYKRCEGVAEIIVAPNMSDGFRGIVQTMGLGNLKPNIIVMRYPEIWRRENLTQIPSTFVSIINDCIIANKAVVIVKGLDEWPGEYQRQFGTIDLYWIVRDGGLMLLLSQLLLTKASFESCKIQVFCIAEEDTEAEELKADVKKFLYDLRMQAEVIVVTMRSWEAHMENGPQQEDSVEAFTSAQRRIAAYLAEMKETAQKEGKPLMADGKPVVVNEQQVDKFLYTTLKLNSTILKYSRMAAVVLVSLPPPPLNHPAYFYMEYMDLLVENVPRMLIVRGYRRDVVTLFT, encoded by the exons ATGGTCCTCATGAAGGATCGAGGCATTCTCAAAATGACTCAAAGTTGGAACTATTTGGTTTTGATTCTCTTGTCAATATATTGGGACTCAAGAG GGGAACAGATTCCAACACCATCCAGTCCTAGAGATAGTGAGGATGTATCCATTACAGTTGGACGCCCAAAG GGAACTGGTCCTAAATTGGGAACCATGATGGGCGTATTTGTGCCTTGCTTCCAGAATATCCTAGGAATTATCTACTATATTCGTTTTTCATG GATTGTGGGTATGGCCGGCATTGGAGAAGGACTTGTGTTGGTTGCATTTTGTGGCTCTTGCACATTTTTAACTGGAATATCACTAAGTGCAATTGCAACAAATGGGGCGATGAAG GGTGGTGGACCATACTATCTTATCGGTCGAGCTCTTGGTCCAGAAGTTGGAGTTAGTATTGGTTTGTGCTTTTTCCTTGGCACTGCAGTTGCTGGAGCTAT GTATGTCCTTGGAGCGGTGGAAACCTTCTTAGATGCTTTGCCAAGTGCTGGGTTTTTTAGAG AGAGCGTAGTAGTCATCACTAATAGCACAGCAAGTAATGGAACTAAACCAGATCTTGTTGCAACAACTGTTTCAACTCCAAGCTTGCATGACTTGCAAATCTATGGAATTGTTGTTACCATCCTACTCTGTTTTATTGTATTTGGTGGTGTGAAGATGATCAATAGGGTTGCACCTGCTTTCTTAATGCCTGTCCTATTTTCTCTACTCTGCATATTCATTGGGGTTTTTTCAGCTTCCAGAATTGATGCTTCAA GTGGAATAACGGGATTGAAATTGCAAACATTGAAAGAAAATTGGAGTTCTGATTATCAACGTACTACCAATGCTGGGATACCTGATCCAGAAGGACCTGTTTATTGGAATTTTAA TGCATTGGTGGGTCTCTTTTTTCCAGCTGTGACAGGAATCATGGCTGGATCCAATCGGTCTGCATCACTGAAAGACACACAGCGCTCTATACCAATTGGAACACTAGCTGCAACTCTTACCACCTCATCTTTATATTTGATATCAGTGTTACTCTTTGGAGCATTGGCAACTAGAGAAGAGCTTTTGACAAACAG GCTTCTGACTGCTGAAGTGGCTTGGCCTTTTCCATTAATCATTTATGTTGGGATCATTCTCTCTACTTTAGGTGCAGCACTTCAGAGTTTGACAGGGGCCCCCCGCTTGCTCGCTGCTATAGCGAATGATGACATTCTTCCTGTTCTTAATTATTTTAAGGTCACAGAAGGGGGTGAACCTCATCTTGCAACTCTTTTTACAGCCTTCATTTGTGTTGGGTGTGTTGTGATTGGGAATTTGGACCTAATCACACCTACTATAACAATGTTTTTCCTTTTATGCTATGCGGGGGTGAATTTATCTTGTTTTCTTCTGGATCTTCTTGATGCTCCTAGCTGGCGTCCTCGATGGAAATTTCACCATTGGAGCCTTTCACTTCTTGGAGCATCACTTTGTATTG TGATTATGTTCCTCATCTCGTGGACATTCACTGTGGTGTCTCTGGCCCTTGCTAGCCTTATATATTACTATGTGAGTTTAAAAGGGAAGGCAGGAGATTGGGGTGACGGGTTCAAGAGCGCATATTTTCAATTGGCCCTGAGAAGCCTTCGATCATTAGGAG CAAACCAAGTACATCCCAAAAACTGGTACCCTATCCCTCTCATTTTCTGCCGGCCATGGGGGAAGCTTCCAGAGAACGTTCCTTGTCATCCCAAGCTTGCTGACTTTGCTAACTGCATGAAGAAGAAAGGCCGTGGCATGTCAATCTTTGTCTCAATCATTGATGGAGACTATCATGAATTGGCTGAGGATGCCAAGACAGCTTGCCGTCAGCTAAGCACTTACATAGATTACAAGCGCTGTGAAGGTGTAGCTGAGATCATAGTTGCTCCCAACATGTCTGATGGTTTTCGTGGTATCGTCCAGACTATGGGACTGGGCAATCTAAAACCGAACATAATTGTCATGCGGTACCCAGAAATCTGGCGTCGTGAAAACCTCACTCAAATTCCTTCTACATTTGTCAGCATCATCAACGACTGTATCATCGCTAACAAGGCAGTTGTGATTGTCAAGGGCCTTGATGAATGGCCTGGTGAGTATCAGAGACAGTTTGGGACAATTGACCTCTATTGGATTGTGAGGGATGGGGGCCTAATGCTCCTGTTATCCCAGCTCCTGCTCACAAAGGCGAGCTTTGAAAGCTGTAAGATCCAAGTCTTCTGTATTGCTGAAGAGGACACAGAGGCTGAGGAGCTGAAGGCCGATGTGAAAAAGTTTCTGTATGATCTCCGAATGCAGGCTGAGGTAATTGTTGTGACAATGAGATCATGGGAGGCACACATGGAGAATGGGCCCCAACAGGAGGATTCAGTCGAAGCATTCACAAGTGCACAACGGCGGATCGCTGCATATCTTGCAGAAATGAAGGAGACAGCTCAGAAAGAAGGGAAGCCGCTGATGGCAGATGGAAAACCAGTTGTGGTTAACGAGCAGCAGGTTGATAAGTTCCTTTACACAACCCTGAAGTTAAATTCAACCATACTCAAATACTCACGGATGGCAGCGGTTGTTCTTGTTAGCCTCCCCCCTCCACCCTTGAACCACCCAGCATATTTCTATATGGAGTACATGGATCTACTGGTTGAGAATGTGCCAAGGATGTTGATAGTCAGGGGATACAGGAGAGACGTTGTTACCCTTTTCACGTAA
- the LOC105050164 gene encoding cation-chloride cotransporter 1 isoform X3 — MYPLQLDAQRIVGMAGIGEGLVLVAFCGSCTFLTGISLSAIATNGAMKGGGPYYLIGRALGPEVGVSIGLCFFLGTAVAGAMYVLGAVETFLDALPSAGFFRESVVVITNSTASNGTKPDLVATTVSTPSLHDLQIYGIVVTILLCFIVFGGVKMINRVAPAFLMPVLFSLLCIFIGVFSASRIDASSGITGLKLQTLKENWSSDYQRTTNAGIPDPEGPVYWNFNALVGLFFPAVTGIMAGSNRSASLKDTQRSIPIGTLAATLTTSSLYLISVLLFGALATREELLTNRLLTAEVAWPFPLIIYVGIILSTLGAALQSLTGAPRLLAAIANDDILPVLNYFKVTEGGEPHLATLFTAFICVGCVVIGNLDLITPTITMFFLLCYAGVNLSCFLLDLLDAPSWRPRWKFHHWSLSLLGASLCIVIMFLISWTFTVVSLALASLIYYYVSLKGKAGDWGDGFKSAYFQLALRSLRSLGANQVHPKNWYPIPLIFCRPWGKLPENVPCHPKLADFANCMKKKGRGMSIFVSIIDGDYHELAEDAKTACRQLSTYIDYKRCEGVAEIIVAPNMSDGFRGIVQTMGLGNLKPNIIVMRYPEIWRRENLTQIPSTFVSIINDCIIANKAVVIVKGLDEWPGEYQRQFGTIDLYWIVRDGGLMLLLSQLLLTKASFESCKIQVFCIAEEDTEAEELKADVKKFLYDLRMQAEVIVVTMRSWEAHMENGPQQEDSVEAFTSAQRRIAAYLAEMKETAQKEGKPLMADGKPVVVNEQQVDKFLYTTLKLNSTILKYSRMAAVVLVSLPPPPLNHPAYFYMEYMDLLVENVPRMLIVRGYRRDVVTLFT, encoded by the exons ATGTATCCATTACAGTTGGACGCCCAAAG GATTGTGGGTATGGCCGGCATTGGAGAAGGACTTGTGTTGGTTGCATTTTGTGGCTCTTGCACATTTTTAACTGGAATATCACTAAGTGCAATTGCAACAAATGGGGCGATGAAG GGTGGTGGACCATACTATCTTATCGGTCGAGCTCTTGGTCCAGAAGTTGGAGTTAGTATTGGTTTGTGCTTTTTCCTTGGCACTGCAGTTGCTGGAGCTAT GTATGTCCTTGGAGCGGTGGAAACCTTCTTAGATGCTTTGCCAAGTGCTGGGTTTTTTAGAG AGAGCGTAGTAGTCATCACTAATAGCACAGCAAGTAATGGAACTAAACCAGATCTTGTTGCAACAACTGTTTCAACTCCAAGCTTGCATGACTTGCAAATCTATGGAATTGTTGTTACCATCCTACTCTGTTTTATTGTATTTGGTGGTGTGAAGATGATCAATAGGGTTGCACCTGCTTTCTTAATGCCTGTCCTATTTTCTCTACTCTGCATATTCATTGGGGTTTTTTCAGCTTCCAGAATTGATGCTTCAA GTGGAATAACGGGATTGAAATTGCAAACATTGAAAGAAAATTGGAGTTCTGATTATCAACGTACTACCAATGCTGGGATACCTGATCCAGAAGGACCTGTTTATTGGAATTTTAA TGCATTGGTGGGTCTCTTTTTTCCAGCTGTGACAGGAATCATGGCTGGATCCAATCGGTCTGCATCACTGAAAGACACACAGCGCTCTATACCAATTGGAACACTAGCTGCAACTCTTACCACCTCATCTTTATATTTGATATCAGTGTTACTCTTTGGAGCATTGGCAACTAGAGAAGAGCTTTTGACAAACAG GCTTCTGACTGCTGAAGTGGCTTGGCCTTTTCCATTAATCATTTATGTTGGGATCATTCTCTCTACTTTAGGTGCAGCACTTCAGAGTTTGACAGGGGCCCCCCGCTTGCTCGCTGCTATAGCGAATGATGACATTCTTCCTGTTCTTAATTATTTTAAGGTCACAGAAGGGGGTGAACCTCATCTTGCAACTCTTTTTACAGCCTTCATTTGTGTTGGGTGTGTTGTGATTGGGAATTTGGACCTAATCACACCTACTATAACAATGTTTTTCCTTTTATGCTATGCGGGGGTGAATTTATCTTGTTTTCTTCTGGATCTTCTTGATGCTCCTAGCTGGCGTCCTCGATGGAAATTTCACCATTGGAGCCTTTCACTTCTTGGAGCATCACTTTGTATTG TGATTATGTTCCTCATCTCGTGGACATTCACTGTGGTGTCTCTGGCCCTTGCTAGCCTTATATATTACTATGTGAGTTTAAAAGGGAAGGCAGGAGATTGGGGTGACGGGTTCAAGAGCGCATATTTTCAATTGGCCCTGAGAAGCCTTCGATCATTAGGAG CAAACCAAGTACATCCCAAAAACTGGTACCCTATCCCTCTCATTTTCTGCCGGCCATGGGGGAAGCTTCCAGAGAACGTTCCTTGTCATCCCAAGCTTGCTGACTTTGCTAACTGCATGAAGAAGAAAGGCCGTGGCATGTCAATCTTTGTCTCAATCATTGATGGAGACTATCATGAATTGGCTGAGGATGCCAAGACAGCTTGCCGTCAGCTAAGCACTTACATAGATTACAAGCGCTGTGAAGGTGTAGCTGAGATCATAGTTGCTCCCAACATGTCTGATGGTTTTCGTGGTATCGTCCAGACTATGGGACTGGGCAATCTAAAACCGAACATAATTGTCATGCGGTACCCAGAAATCTGGCGTCGTGAAAACCTCACTCAAATTCCTTCTACATTTGTCAGCATCATCAACGACTGTATCATCGCTAACAAGGCAGTTGTGATTGTCAAGGGCCTTGATGAATGGCCTGGTGAGTATCAGAGACAGTTTGGGACAATTGACCTCTATTGGATTGTGAGGGATGGGGGCCTAATGCTCCTGTTATCCCAGCTCCTGCTCACAAAGGCGAGCTTTGAAAGCTGTAAGATCCAAGTCTTCTGTATTGCTGAAGAGGACACAGAGGCTGAGGAGCTGAAGGCCGATGTGAAAAAGTTTCTGTATGATCTCCGAATGCAGGCTGAGGTAATTGTTGTGACAATGAGATCATGGGAGGCACACATGGAGAATGGGCCCCAACAGGAGGATTCAGTCGAAGCATTCACAAGTGCACAACGGCGGATCGCTGCATATCTTGCAGAAATGAAGGAGACAGCTCAGAAAGAAGGGAAGCCGCTGATGGCAGATGGAAAACCAGTTGTGGTTAACGAGCAGCAGGTTGATAAGTTCCTTTACACAACCCTGAAGTTAAATTCAACCATACTCAAATACTCACGGATGGCAGCGGTTGTTCTTGTTAGCCTCCCCCCTCCACCCTTGAACCACCCAGCATATTTCTATATGGAGTACATGGATCTACTGGTTGAGAATGTGCCAAGGATGTTGATAGTCAGGGGATACAGGAGAGACGTTGTTACCCTTTTCACGTAA